The following are from one region of the Halarcobacter sp. genome:
- the rhuM gene encoding RhuM family protein, producing the protein MIIALDFKVRSNTGTKFRIWTNQKLKEYITKGFVLDDDRFKNGNQMSYFDELQIEEVQSLKELKEDIKKLK; encoded by the coding sequence ATGATAATAGCTCTTGATTTTAAAGTTCGTTCAAACACTGGAACAAAATTTAGAATTTGGACAAATCAAAAGCTAAAAGAGTACATTACTAAAGGTTTTGTATTAGATGATGATAGATTTAAAAATGGTAATCAAATGTCATATTTTGATGAGCTTCAAATAGAAGAAGTACAGAGTCTAAAAGAGTTAAAAGAGGATATTAAAAAATTAAAATAA
- a CDS encoding ThiF family adenylyltransferase, whose product MIEANEFFNRQIKLWGEDTQNSLQDKKVAIIGSGGLGCSLGIALGASGIGEFALVDFDEVGVHNIHRQIGFKVGDDGKYKADVLKELMESRCPFTKVTAYKESFQDFAKKGLTYDLIIDATDNLPTRAAINEYCIEKNQPWIYGSVEEFHGQVCFFEKASYEAVFVVNDRKPNGIACPIVMHIASLQANLAIRHLAGLPVKKDVLYYLSFNEEGVLENKKFNLPTN is encoded by the coding sequence ATGATTGAGGCTAATGAGTTTTTTAATAGACAAATTAAACTTTGGGGTGAAGATACACAAAATTCTTTGCAAGATAAAAAAGTAGCTATTATAGGAAGTGGAGGACTTGGTTGTTCTTTAGGTATTGCACTTGGGGCTTCTGGTATTGGTGAGTTTGCACTTGTGGATTTTGATGAGGTTGGTGTCCACAATATCCATAGACAAATAGGTTTTAAAGTTGGTGATGATGGAAAATACAAAGCTGATGTTTTAAAAGAGCTTATGGAATCAAGATGTCCTTTTACAAAAGTTACAGCTTATAAAGAATCTTTCCAAGATTTTGCTAAAAAAGGTTTAACTTATGATTTGATTATTGATGCCACTGATAACCTTCCAACAAGAGCAGCTATAAATGAATACTGCATTGAAAAAAATCAACCTTGGATTTATGGAAGTGTTGAGGAGTTTCATGGGCAGGTTTGTTTCTTTGAAAAGGCTTCTTATGAGGCTGTATTTGTAGTAAATGATAGAAAACCAAACGGTATTGCTTGTCCTATTGTTATGCATATTGCTTCATTACAAGCAAATTTGGCTATTAGACACTTAGCTGGACTTCCAGTTAAAAAAGATGTTTTATATTATCTTTCTTTCAACGAAGAGGGTGTTTTAGAAAACAAAAAATTCAATCTTCCTACAAACTAA